CAGCGCCGTCATTCTCAATCAACAGGAATTCATTCCCCGCTGCTGCGGTAAACGCACTGATGAGGTTAAGTGTTGCTCCTGTGAGATCGACGGTGCCGGTCACCTGAATTTGATCATAGTCTGTTCCTGCCGTTGTGCCATCGATTTCAATGTCTAAAGTGGATCCAGCACTGAGTGTTAAATCTCCAGTACTGATGATTCCGGGGCTGGAACCGGGAGTCAATACACCACCGTTGTTGACGGTGACGGGCGCGTCTACCGTGCCATTTCCTCCCAGCACTGCACCCGTTGAAACAATGACTTCCGAAGTAGTTAACGATCCTTCGATTCTGAGTAAACCACCTTGTACGCTTGTGGAACCTGTAGCAGAACTTGTTCCAGAGAGAACGACGGTACCCATACTATTTTTGATGAGATTCGTTCCATTCAATTGTGCCTGGACTGTTCCAGACCGAAGATCCAGATCGGATTGGGCAGACAGGATGCCGCTGGTGGCGATGATGGTTCCTTCTTCCAGCACAAAACCATCAACAGTTTCGTCGAACGCGCCCAAGTCTAGAGTTGCTCCACCTGAAAGCGTCAGCGTTACTGTATCAGCCAGCAGGTCACTACCAGTCAATTGGTAGGTATCACCTGACTGTCCCGATATGATCAATTCATTGGGAGCAAAGGTGGTATCAAACGAATTCAAGGTTACGACGGAGCTACCACCGGCTGTATTGATTGTGAGCGAATCTGTGGGCGAAGCAAAGGTGGTGAATTCGAAAGCCGCACTCAGGCTGCGGATTTGCATTTCACCCGAAACTAATGAATTTTCCAGAACGGCATCCAGTGTGGCATTGGGTAGATTGATTACAATATCGTTTGCGGTGCTGGTTCCACCAAATACCGGTTCTAAGCTAGAATAAGTGATTTCCGTGATTCCATTCCCACTGAAATCAACCGATCCTGCGCCTGGTCCTGTCAGATTATGGGTGATTGTATCGAATACACCATTAGAAAATTCGAGCGCATCGTTTCCGCCTGTTCCACCATCAAAAGAGATGGTGATATCAGTTAAACCTGATGAGCTATAATCAAGAGTTAGAAAATCAGTTTCTAAATCAGTTCCAAAGACATTGATCGAACTCAAAGAGCCTGCAGGAGTGGAAAAGAGCAGGGGATTAGCAAGATCAGGATCAAGAATTTCCAGGTTGGGACCATTGATCTGAATAACAAACGCGTCATCGGCATTTAATACGTTCGGCAGAATGACATTGAGCTGGTCAACCGAGAGGTCAAACTGTCCCAAATAGGTTACCGTGGAGGCTGAGTTGAACTGTGGGGATTCACCAGGACCGACAAGAAGTTCGATACCGATATTCACATCACCAGTAAAACTGGTAGTGTCAACTGTTCCAGAGAGAACCAAATCTTCCTGACCAAGGAAATTGACGATTTGTGATGAATCTGTTCCAGTCACGAGGATTGAAGAAATCTGACTCGCATCAAATTGCAAAATACTGTCAGGGAGTCCAAGTCCATCGTCAACTTGAATCGTTGCCCCACTGTCGACTACCGAAACCGTCGCTTCATCATTGGCTGTATCCAGATTCAATTCGAGTACGTCGCCAGTGACACCTGCACTCACACTGAGCACGATTCGATCTTCCAGGCGAATCAATTCCAAGTTCGCATTGCTGTCTTCTCGAAAGCTATCAAATCGTAAATTGGGTGTTACCTCGGTCTTGCTGAGGTATCGGTTTAGCCACTTTAATAATCCCACTCTGAGACTCTCCTTCGAGTTCTTTGAAAGCTTTATCTTTTGACAGCACAAAACTTGTAACTACTTTTTGTAGCAAAGCTTTGGAGGAGATTGAGAAAAGGAGAAATCTAAGTTCAAGCTGGCCTGAAGGTCTTCTGCGCTGGCTGATCGTTACCCAGAAGTGTACTAAAGGATATGCTTAAGGTTTTGATATCTTTCTCGCCCCCCATTATCTTTACTCACTAAAAGGTATGTCAATCATTATTAACGCAGCTTAACCATCTACAAAAAATGTAAAGCTCATGGTTACACAAACGTCACACTCGGTCTAATCAATTAGATTGATATTCTTTATCACGAACTCCTATTTCTTAACTGGTATACGCTCTATTAACGATAAATTGAGAGCTTTGACCATTGTCTATTCATTTTTAAAGTGAGAATAACTCGTAAACACAATGATTTTTATTAAAAAGTGACGTTATGTATACTTTCGGTTCTGTGTGATATCCATCAGGTTTGTCGAGGATAGATGGGAATGATACAAAGACCTTACTGCTTAGAGTGTCATAAATATCCCGCAGAGTAGAACTGTGCCGATAAAGGACAGTGAGTACTCATATACATTCGATTCCAGCTATAAAGCTAAAATAAATTACCGGAGCACCTAAATTGATGAGGTGGCTGACAATTCATTTATGGGTCGTTACATACCTGAGCTGCCTTTTCATAAGTGGTTGTTCTGTAAAACAAGGTGCGCATTTTTCTATCCCTCCCGAACTAGATCAACGCAAAATCGAAGCCATTTCCAAATCTGCCAGTCTGAGAAATCAATCCCATAAAAATAAGACGTCTGATGTCGCAAAAGCTGACCATTTCAGGGTTACCGGCTTCAATAAACAAGCAGAAAATCGTCAAAGACATCAGAACGTTTCAGAAAAAACGGAGCCCATTCTTGAATTTGATGAGTTTGAAGATTTTCATTCCATCGAATTAGCGGAACGGGAATTCAATCCGCAAACTGAATCTCAAATGGAACTGGAAATTCCGCTTGTAGCGCAGAAGCCTGTACTATCTGATCTCAAGCCGACTGAGACGCCCGAAATCCTCAGTGAAAGCGAAGTGACTTTTAATACAAACATCAAATATGAGACCGAAGAAAAAAAGACAGAGTTACCGAAATCGAAATCGCCTCAACTGGTTGAGCTTGGTCTGACACCACTTTCTCAATTAACGACCAATATAAAACAACCGGCAGGAGACTTGCCCCAAAATACCGCTGCAGAACATTTAGATAAGATTCCAGCGCGTCAAGTTGTGATGGGAGAATCACGAAATTGGGCGGTCACAACAAAAGAGTGGGAAGCACCCGGGCTTGTTTATAATCCGCTTTATTTTGAAGAGCCTTATCTAGAAAGATATGGATATAATTACGGCGCACTTCAGCCATTTATTTCAGCAGGTCGCTTCTTTGGACGAATTCCTGCTCTACCTTATATGATCGGTGCCTATCCCATACACGAACGCAGATATCCTCTGGGTTATGCTCGTCCAGGAGACTGTCCTCCATATCAGGTTGAAAAACTTCCTTTCAGTCCCCGTGGAGCATTATTTGAGAGTCTGACTGTCACAGGTCTGGTGTTCCTGATTCCTTAGTTGGATCGTTAACTGAACTTCCAATGCTGTTCTCGACACGTGAGTTTCTTGAGCCGATCTTCGTTGACCGTGATGCCCAGTCCGGGGCCTGTTAATGGGGGAGCAAACCCTCCCCATTTAAACGAAATATCTTCATTAATCACGTTTTCGGCTAATAGATAACGATCATAGCTCCCCTCCAAAAACGTAATTCCTTTGACGGCTGATGCGAAATGTCGACCAACTGCCGAAAGAATTCCCGTTTCACCAACCTGACACCCGAGTTGATATTGCCGTCCTGACTGCTGAGCCAGATGTGCTATATCCAGAGTCGGAATGATGCCTCCCAGCTTTGAGATACGGAGATTAAAAGAATCACAATAGCCATTCGAAATAGCCGTTTCTGCATCAGACATGCTACATAATGACTCATCGAGCATGACTGGGATCGAGATCTCATTTACGATATTTTTCAGAGATGAGATTTCACAATGTGGTACAGGTTGCTCTAGAGAGCTAATCTGAAATGATGTGAAGTCTTTGGCTTTTTGTTCGAGTATTGCTCTGGTCCATGCTTCATTTGCATCGACTCGCAAATCCATCTTGCTGCCAAGAAATAATCGACAGTGTTTCAATAACGTTCGATCATCAATCTCTGGAATTCCTACTTTCACTTTGCAATGTTTGAATCCAGTGAAACGATACATGATTGATAGTAAATATTGTTTCGCAGGCCGCATGGAAGTGAGCACAGCACTATAACGAACAGGCTGATCGGATTGAAACAGGTTTTGACGCTGTTGCAGATGTTTGAAAATTGACGAAAAGGATTCGCCACTTGCTCGAGTCGCTGCATCAATCAGACTGATTTCCAGAGCACAACGTGCAGCGTTTCCAAAGCAGCCTCTTCTTGTGTATTCAGGATCGGCACCTGCTAACTTCGGTAATGTGATCTGCTGGCAGATCTCGACCAATTCATCCGATGAATTCCAATCATCACCCAATAATGAATGAAAATCGGTGTTTTCATAGTGAGAAAAAACAGAATCGACAGTCTCTCCCGTTACATATTCGCGTGGAACAGACTCACCCCAGCCGACCGTCCCATCTTCTAATTGGCAGCGAATGATAATCGAGTCCGATTCCGAGCGACTGAATGATGCGTGCTTGATTTTTCGACGTAATGGGATTCGTACCTGATATGCCGAAAGTTTGGCAATTCTCATAGTCTTTGTTTTAGGACCTTCTTTAACTCTATATCTTATTGAGACATACGTGAAATATTGGGGGTGACATGGTTTCGTAAAAGTGCTATGACTCTCCTATTCTGAATGGATTTGGATGTTTTCGCAAGATGGAGGCGATCGTGGGCGTTCCCCTTTCCCAAATGTGGACCGTAGCAAAGTATGTTTTGACACAACGCATAAAAGGTGTAAAGCGTTATCCGTTGGTATTGATGCTGGAGCCACTGTTTCGTTGCAATCTCGCTTGTGCCGGTTGTGGTAAGATTCAATTTCCCTCGCATATTTTGAAGCAGCATTTGAGTCCTGAGCAATGTTTTCAAGCCGTTGACGAATGTGGTGCTCCGATTGTCTCAATTCCTGGTGGCGAGCCATTATTACATCCTCAAATGCCAGAAATAGTTGCTGGGCTCATTGAGAGAAAAAAATTCGTTTATCTTTGTACAAACGCAATCTTACTCGAAAAACATTTAGCGAACTATCCGCCTTCGAAGTATCTTACGTTTTCGATTCATCTGGATGGGATTCGAGAAGACCACGATGCTGCTGTTTGTCGAGATGGCATCTACGATAAAGCGATCAGTGCCATCAAAGCTGCCGTTAAAGCAGGGCACCGTGTGACGACTAACTCGACGCTCTTCGATAATGCAGATCCAGAGCGTGTACGACAAATGTTTGATGAGTTAGCAGAATTAGGGATTGAAAGCATGATGCTCTCTCCCGGGTACCAATATGAGAAAGCGCCTGACCAGGAGCATTTCTTAAAACGTAATCAGACGATTCAAAAATTTCGAGAGATTCTGGCAGTTCCGAAAAAACAGTGGAAATTTAATCATTCGCCATTATTTTTGGAGTTCTTAAAAGGGAATTGGGAGTTAGAATGTACGCCGTGGGGTAATCCGACCTATAACATTTTTGGTTGGCAAAAACCCTGCTATCTGTTGGAGGAAGGCTATGCAGATACCTTTGAAGAGTTGATGAGTTCAACTCGGTGGGAGCAGTATGGTCGCAAAAGTGGGAACTCGAAGTGCCGTGATTGTATGGTGCATTGTGGACATGAACCTACGGCAGTGGATCAAACCTTTTCCTCATGGAATGGCTTTTTGAAAGTAGTTTCGCTTACGTTATTTGGAGCGAAAGATTCCAACAAAGCAATTCAAGACTACTCGACTGATAATATACCGGCCCCACATTATACTGTAGGGGATCGTGAGCTAGTTCAACTGGAATTCACGCCTGCGGAAGATGAATCATGTGAAGAAGAAGCATTGAATCTTTCAAGCTAAGCGTCAGTACTTTTTGTTTTTAAACTACGAAAAGCATTTCGGCTTGTATTTAACTTTCGTGCAGTTCGTGGTAGTAACGCAACGGATTTTGCATCAACGATCATTTTCAAAGTAGAATATGATGCACTCACAAGTCTGGAGCGATGAAGGAGAGTTGATCAAAACAGTGATATTCTCGCTCACGTGCTTCTGAATTTGCAGCTAAGCAAATCAATGCATTTACGATTCTAAGTGCAAGACGAGGTATGTCGCTCTTGCATGAAATGGCAAAACAATAATCTTTTCGTCAGGCTAGACGAATTCCATAAGTCAGTCGAATGTAGGCTTATTCTAAATGATGTCACTACTCATCTAAGTGGGTTTGCTAGTTGTAAGATTGGTGCAGGATATATTAGTATTCTGAACACATTTTAGTCACCAGTAAAAAAGTACATCGGTCTACATTCTTAGTTGAAAAGATAAAATGAAAATTCGTCAATTTGCTTTAGGTGGAAGTCAACTCACTGATGCATTGCGATATTTTGCATTAATTATGTTGACAGTCGGAGGATTTACATATTACTCGCCAGACTTGATGGATCTGTTACCGAAACACTATGAAGTTAATGAAATTAATTATCAAGAAGAAAAATTTGAATACTTGGTTGAACAAATCGGAGAAAATACTGGGCAATCTGTTTCTGTAAAATTCAAACCTCATGAGTATTACTATAGCCTCGCACCAAATGAAACTTCGAGAGCGATTCAACCTGCTGAAGTAATTTCTCTATTCTCAAATCAAGAAAAAAATGAAAAGCTGGAAGTAAGATTTCAAACATTTTACTATGGCCCTGAAGATCATAAAGAACGTACAGGCGATGATGGAAGCTATCTCGCACAACTAGACAAACATAAAACTCTTTTTAAGCGATTATGTTCCGAGAATAGAGATATTAAAGTAAGAGGGTATGTAAGTAATGAGAGTGGAACAGTGCTTGTTAGAAAAAGGGATTCTGAAAAAAAATATACCGAACAAGAAATAGAGGAATTAGTGGTTGAAAAAATATCCAGATTAGTACTTATTTGTCAGTATTTAACGTACGAAGATGTTAATGGGGTCGAGCATCGCGTCGATATCACAACAGGTTCAGATGAGATAGAAAACGCGATACTACACTGTGACCGGTTTGCAAATATATCTAAAATTAGAGTGAAGTAGTATCAATAGCCTCTAAACGATCCCAAGCGAAAGTATCGTATATCTCAAACAAAGTGTTTGTAGTTTCTATTTTTAACCATGAAAAATTACGAATGGTGACGACTTAAAATCATAACTGGTAACCTTAAAGGATAGGTTCTGAATTTAAGATTTTTAAACTCTTTTCCGTCGTTGAATTAAACTCGTTGCCGCAATTTGTAAGATTCTAGCAGGCTGAGTTTCTGCGGTCTTGGGTTCAGTTTCTGTGATAACCCACACAATTCATAAAAATTATGTTTGACAAGTTGCAGATTTTCGAATACTATAAAACCAAATCTAATAAACCAAATATTGTTGTACCAATCAGAAATCAGTCAAGGATGCCCTATGGCCAGACCAAAAGCGAAAGAACTAACTGAACGCGAATTAGAGCTCATGCATGTTTTCTGGGATCGGAATCAGTCAGAAACCGAGACGGAATTAACCGTCTCTGATGTGCGTGACGCCCTGCAAAAGAAGGGACGCGATTTAGCTTATACCACTGTAGCAACTTTGGTCAGGATCCTGATGGAGAAGGATTTTCTGGAGCAGACGAATGAGGAGCGTCCTTTTCTGTACCGTACAGTCCGTTCATTTGATGAAGTTTCCGGCAGTATGCTGGGCGATATGATTCAGAAAGTGTTTGGTGGCTCGCGCGAAAAATTACTGGTGCGGCTAATGGAGGAACGAAGGCTGACGAAAAAGGAACTCAAGGCTCTGGAAGAAATTTTACGGGAGAAGTCCTAATGCATGACCTTGGTGTAAGCGTTGTCTGGTTGAGTCTGCAAGTCACCATTGTTGCTGTTGCCTCAGCTTTCTTATATCTGATTCTGCGCAGTCGAGGCCCGGTGTTACGTTCGCTCGTGATTTCTTCATCGATGTTAATAACCCTGTTTTTGGCGTCGATGGCATTCAGTCCCTGGCCCAAATGGAGTATTGAAAGAACAAAGCAGTCGATAGGTGAAGCCCCGCAAATGAATCAGAGGGTAATTGCTAAAGAAAACGCGGTTGTAGCTGAATCTGATTCGAATAATTCAAATGTTGCGCCCGTCAAGTTAGAATCAGTGTGGGGTTCCGCCTGGAGTGGATTTGTAGCAGGTCTTGAACGAAAACATCCTGTTGAAAATTTAGAGGAACCGTACTCGTGGCCTGCGATCATTGGGTTCTTGTTTCTGGGGGGGATTTCACTGGGGTTCACTCGTCTCTGTGTGGGCTACTTCCTTTTAAAACAAGAATTGAAGCATACGACTGATTTAGATGGTACCGACGTGCGGGAGCTCCTGGATGGTCTTTTAAGGGAGCACAATTACTCGTCAACAATTCGTTTGCGCGAGACTCAACGATTAGCGACAGCAGCGGTTGTCGGCTGGTGGCGTCCGGTGATCTTGTTGCCCCATGTTTGGCGTACATGGTCTGCTGATCAAAAGACTGCAGTATTGACACACGAACTGTCACACATTCTTCAGAGAGATTTCCTGTCCAATCTTTGTGCAGAGATTAGCCGGTCGATCTATTTCTATCATCCATTAATGCATTGGCTGGCGGCACGGCTACGGCTGGAACAGGAACTTGTCGCTGATGCGGAGGCTGCACGTTCGTCAGGAGGCACAGATTCGTATTTAGTGATTCTCGCTGAGATGGCAATGGCACAATCCAATCGAAGTGTGCGGGGACCTGCCCGCGCATTTTTACCCACACAGTCCACTTTTTTAAGGCGAATTGACATGCTTAGAGATAAAGCTCCTTTTAGAGGAACCGTCACTCACACGACTCGTGTTGTAGCTATCACATCTATTATGTTAATTGGCATTGTGGCTGTTGGAATTCGGGGGGATCGATTTATTCAGGCACAGGACGCTGCTACCAAAGTGGGGATCTCTTCGAAACAAAAGGTTGAAGAGAGCAAATTGAGCATGGATTATGTTCCCAATCATGCTCTGGGAGTAATCGCAATACGACCGGCAGAGATTCTTTCAGAAGAAGTGATGAAACCAATTCGAAATTTGATTGATGCAGAAGAACGTAAGCAGAACGACTTTAGTGTGTTAGGACTGAAGTTTGCAGAGATCAACGTTGCGACAATCATTTTTCTACCTCCAGA
The Gimesia aquarii DNA segment above includes these coding regions:
- a CDS encoding mandelate racemase/muconate lactonizing enzyme family protein, whose amino-acid sequence is MRIAKLSAYQVRIPLRRKIKHASFSRSESDSIIIRCQLEDGTVGWGESVPREYVTGETVDSVFSHYENTDFHSLLGDDWNSSDELVEICQQITLPKLAGADPEYTRRGCFGNAARCALEISLIDAATRASGESFSSIFKHLQQRQNLFQSDQPVRYSAVLTSMRPAKQYLLSIMYRFTGFKHCKVKVGIPEIDDRTLLKHCRLFLGSKMDLRVDANEAWTRAILEQKAKDFTSFQISSLEQPVPHCEISSLKNIVNEISIPVMLDESLCSMSDAETAISNGYCDSFNLRISKLGGIIPTLDIAHLAQQSGRQYQLGCQVGETGILSAVGRHFASAVKGITFLEGSYDRYLLAENVINEDISFKWGGFAPPLTGPGLGITVNEDRLKKLTCREQHWKFS
- the hpnH gene encoding adenosyl-hopene transferase HpnH: MGVPLSQMWTVAKYVLTQRIKGVKRYPLVLMLEPLFRCNLACAGCGKIQFPSHILKQHLSPEQCFQAVDECGAPIVSIPGGEPLLHPQMPEIVAGLIERKKFVYLCTNAILLEKHLANYPPSKYLTFSIHLDGIREDHDAAVCRDGIYDKAISAIKAAVKAGHRVTTNSTLFDNADPERVRQMFDELAELGIESMMLSPGYQYEKAPDQEHFLKRNQTIQKFREILAVPKKQWKFNHSPLFLEFLKGNWELECTPWGNPTYNIFGWQKPCYLLEEGYADTFEELMSSTRWEQYGRKSGNSKCRDCMVHCGHEPTAVDQTFSSWNGFLKVVSLTLFGAKDSNKAIQDYSTDNIPAPHYTVGDRELVQLEFTPAEDESCEEEALNLSS
- a CDS encoding BlaI/MecI/CopY family transcriptional regulator — encoded protein: MARPKAKELTERELELMHVFWDRNQSETETELTVSDVRDALQKKGRDLAYTTVATLVRILMEKDFLEQTNEERPFLYRTVRSFDEVSGSMLGDMIQKVFGGSREKLLVRLMEERRLTKKELKALEEILREKS